A single genomic interval of Bos javanicus breed banteng chromosome 8, ARS-OSU_banteng_1.0, whole genome shotgun sequence harbors:
- the SPIN1 gene encoding spindlin-1 isoform X3, protein MMKKRTSHKKHRSSVGPSKPVSQPRRNIVGCRIQHGWKEGNGPVTQWKGTVLDQVPVNPSLYLIKYDGFDCVYGLELNKDERVSALEVLPDRVATSRISDAHLADTMIGKAVEHMFETEDGSKDEWRGMVLARAPIMNTWFYITYEKDPVLYMYQLLDDYKEGDLRIMPDSNDSPPAEREPGEVVDSLVGKQVEYAKEDGSKRTGMVIHQVEAKPSVYFIKFDDDFHIYVYDLVKTS, encoded by the exons ATGATGAAGAAAAGGACATCCCACAA AAAACATCGGAGCAGTGTGGGACCAAGCAAGCCTGTTTCCCAGCCCCGGCGGAACATCGTAGGCTGCAGGATTCAGCATGGGTGGAAGGAAGGGAACGGCCCTGTCACCCAGTGGAAAGGAACCGTTCTGGACCAGGTGCCTGTAAACCCTTCTTTGTATCTTATAAAATACGATGGATTTGACTGTGTTTATGGACTAGAACTTAATAAAGATGAAAGAGTTTCTGCGCTTGAAGTCCTCCCTGATAGAGTTG CAACATCTCGAATCAGTGATGCGCACCTAGCCGACACGATGATTGGCAAAGCAGTGGAGCACATGTTTGAGACAGAGGATGGCTCTAAAGACGAGTGGAGGGGAATGGTCTTAGCACGCGCCCCTATCATGAACACATGGTTTTACATCACCTATGAGAAAGATCCTGTCTTATACATGTACCAGCTCTTAGATGATTATAAAGAAGGCGACCTTCGCATTATGCCCGATTCTA ATGATTCACCTCCAGCAGAAAGGGAACCGGGAGAAGTTGTGGACAGCCTGGTGGGCAAACAAGTGGAATATGCCAAAGAAGATGGCTCTAAAAGGACTGGCATGGTCATTCATCAAGTAGAAGCCAAACCATCTGTCTATTTCATCAAGTTTGATGATGATTTCCATATTTATGTCTACGATTTGGTGAAAACATCCTAG
- the SPIN1 gene encoding spindlin-1 isoform X2, translated as MKTPFGKTPGQRSRADAGHAGVSASMMKKRTSHKKHRSSVGPSKPVSQPRRNIVGCRIQHGWKEGNGPVTQWKGTVLDQVPVNPSLYLIKYDGFDCVYGLELNKDERVSALEVLPDRVATSRISDAHLADTMIGKAVEHMFETEDGSKDEWRGMVLARAPIMNTWFYITYEKDPVLYMYQLLDDYKEGDLRIMPDSNDSPPAEREPGEVVDSLVGKQVEYAKEDGSKRTGMVIHQVEAKPSVYFIKFDDDFHIYVYDLVKTS; from the exons GCCATGCTGGTGTATCTGCAAGCATGATGAAGAAAAGGACATCCCACAA AAAACATCGGAGCAGTGTGGGACCAAGCAAGCCTGTTTCCCAGCCCCGGCGGAACATCGTAGGCTGCAGGATTCAGCATGGGTGGAAGGAAGGGAACGGCCCTGTCACCCAGTGGAAAGGAACCGTTCTGGACCAGGTGCCTGTAAACCCTTCTTTGTATCTTATAAAATACGATGGATTTGACTGTGTTTATGGACTAGAACTTAATAAAGATGAAAGAGTTTCTGCGCTTGAAGTCCTCCCTGATAGAGTTG CAACATCTCGAATCAGTGATGCGCACCTAGCCGACACGATGATTGGCAAAGCAGTGGAGCACATGTTTGAGACAGAGGATGGCTCTAAAGACGAGTGGAGGGGAATGGTCTTAGCACGCGCCCCTATCATGAACACATGGTTTTACATCACCTATGAGAAAGATCCTGTCTTATACATGTACCAGCTCTTAGATGATTATAAAGAAGGCGACCTTCGCATTATGCCCGATTCTA ATGATTCACCTCCAGCAGAAAGGGAACCGGGAGAAGTTGTGGACAGCCTGGTGGGCAAACAAGTGGAATATGCCAAAGAAGATGGCTCTAAAAGGACTGGCATGGTCATTCATCAAGTAGAAGCCAAACCATCTGTCTATTTCATCAAGTTTGATGATGATTTCCATATTTATGTCTACGATTTGGTGAAAACATCCTAG